One Vibrio campbellii CAIM 519 = NBRC 15631 = ATCC 25920 genomic window carries:
- a CDS encoding 3'-5' exonuclease yields MIKKLFQKPSIQWPMKFQQKLERATDERLVAFYAKELPAPETPLSQVEFVALDFETTGLNPQKNGIITIGLVPFNLNRIFLRQAKHWKVRPQEKLDEDSVIIHGITHNELIDAPDLGEILGPLLESLAGKIVVVHYRRIEREFLDQALRTRIGEGIEFPVLDTLQIEEDIQQRTSGGLWNKLKGNKPKSLRLAQSRRRYGLPDYTPHHALTDAIATAELLQAQIAHHYQADQPISSLWV; encoded by the coding sequence ATGATCAAAAAGTTGTTTCAAAAGCCTAGCATCCAGTGGCCGATGAAGTTCCAGCAAAAGTTGGAACGTGCTACAGACGAGCGCTTGGTCGCCTTTTATGCTAAGGAATTACCTGCTCCGGAGACACCGCTCTCTCAGGTGGAATTTGTCGCATTAGATTTCGAAACGACAGGTTTAAACCCGCAAAAAAACGGCATTATTACCATTGGTTTGGTGCCGTTTAATCTCAATCGTATTTTCTTGCGTCAAGCGAAACACTGGAAAGTCCGCCCTCAAGAAAAGCTCGATGAAGACTCCGTCATCATTCACGGCATTACCCACAATGAACTGATTGATGCGCCCGATTTGGGCGAGATCCTTGGCCCATTATTGGAGAGCTTAGCGGGTAAGATTGTCGTGGTGCATTACCGCCGCATTGAACGAGAGTTTCTTGATCAGGCTCTTCGTACTCGTATTGGTGAGGGTATTGAGTTTCCGGTGTTAGATACACTGCAGATTGAAGAAGACATCCAACAGAGAACCTCTGGCGGTTTGTGGAATAAACTCAAAGGCAATAAGCCGAAATCATTGCGTTTGGCTCAATCTCGTCGACGTTATGGACTGCCAGATTACACGCCGCATCACGCGTTAACCGATGCGATTGCTACCGCCGAGTTGCTACAAGCGCAAATCGCACACCACTACCAAGCAGATCAGCCGATCAGCAGTTTGTGGGTATAG